The Plasmodium yoelii strain 17X genome assembly, chromosome: 8 DNA window aataaaaaattattttatttttttaactttatttatttatttatttatttttttttttttcaatatagttatgttaaaaaatgtggagaaaaaattacaaaagtTTGCAGCGTTTATAATACTATATTgcctttcattttttattttcattcttttttttttcatcctttttttttcatccttttattatatttatatatgtgtaaatatattttggaTCATATTTAATAAGTACCATtactataaattattttttaaatacatcAAGTTAAACAAACTATAGGAAAATATCCCTATAGAGATTATGTATAaactaaatatatttattttgctcATTTCACAAAAATTATTGCAAATATTATGCTAATTGTCTATATATTGCATAAGCAAACATTTATAGATATACATACATGTGTGTGTGCAAATTTTAGTTTAGCATTTGCTTATTTACTTCCATTTATGCACATATCTCTTTTCTTATAAATACGATATTtcgtaaaaataaaaaatgcataccTAGTAAAATGCAAACTGTGCAAATtaagtaattttataattttataatttcataatttataattttatagttttataatttcgtccctttattttttataaaaaaaattgaaatagTTAactcaaaataaaaattacaatGGAATGAATATCTTATTGAAtcttgtctttttttttaaattaaaagtTTTGAAAAATCAAACACATTATAATCTTtcgatatatttattttaataatttatcattttaaatgcttcaatttatataaatatgtagaCTTAATGTATGTATGAcggtatataattttttttttttttttttttttagaaaaataatttttttcttcattatttttcttcattatttctcttaaatattgatatatataaaggaTACCTTTCTGGTAATAAATCTTTATCTCTCTCTCTTTCTCtctatacatatgtatatatattgtttacGTTTTAAGATTTGTTTTTACCATTTTCAATgttaattcattttataaGTCTATCCCTGTTTGTTGTTTTATAGGAATGTAGGTCGGAAGTaacatttaattttaatataatttaaatgacacacaaaatattttataaaaataatataataattaattttttatattatttgtttccAAAATAATAAGGTTTAATTATGTTTAATCCTTATTTATTGGGAAACAATCTTTATAATAAGTTAAAGattttaaaacataataaaaaataataaaaaataataaaaaataataaaaaataaatgtatataaatatgtgttGATcacactttttttatttaattattttttaataacaatCTTAGCAAATGTTATAAGaaatatttgtatcatataaaatatattgaaagTTTAAAATtgcattatataaaaaaaaaaaaaagactaaatattttttatatagttttagCACAAAATGGAAAAACGCGTTTAAGCCTATTATCCATTATTTTctatctttttattttatatatattttaaaatgggTTATTATTGCCTTTATTCTAATATAGCTTTCTTTATTTTGCTATGATACATTTATCCcccaattattattaattaaggtatacaaatttaagttcgttatacatacatatgtatatatttgtatatatatgcatatatatgtatatgcatttattCATGATTGTATCACTTTTACCTTTACTTGTTATAAGAAagtttaataaatatgtaatatagttttattataatttgttgtatatatatatatatttttttttactttgcattttttacacattttttatattagtgaatttagtttatttttttttataagggcattttattaaatgtaacagttacatatattatatattataaatatatatatccttAAAATGGggtaattattattttaaatattttttcatttattatttttttaatattataatgaagaaaatatgttttataaatatattatgaattaaaaaaaaattaatatataaaataatgtaataaaaaaaaaaaatcacacAAATTTTtacaacaaaataaaattgtggGCATCaccttattttattttcaatgaGAGtaagtatatttttataatttaaaaaaaaaaaaaaaaaaaatgtatataaaaaatatgatctgtttgttatataatataagggacataatataaaatgcaATGTGAAGGGATATATAAaatctcttttttttttttttttctttcttttttatatttattaatctTTAAGaactaatttattttattctcctgatatttaatgatttgaatttataataaaaaatttagttatgaaattgtatatataatatatatatatgtatatatatttatatattcaaatttgATTAGTATGAATGCATATTGcaatcaaaatatataaaagaaaatattaatattatataataaaaataaataaatatcaatTTTAGAAATGTTAAACGATATCATAATACAGGTTGTTATAGCTTCTATAGGAGTTACTATAGTCAATagtgataaaattaaatttctTCATAAATTTAGTAAGATCTGAAAATGCATTTCGCATAAATTTTTAACGAATTTATACTTTCCtattttatgttatttttccTACTATTTTTCCTACCATTTTTCCTACCATTTTCACATGCATATTTAAAAACACCCGTGTGCATATGTGCTGATAAATAATGCATTAATGGATATGCTTATTAATACGTATATCCTACTTACACTCTTCTGGATGtctcttttatatttattataatttattgaaATATAAAACTGATTCTCACAcaaataagtatatataatgcatatatttttttatttatttcagaATATGCAGTATATGCCTTaatcttttcttttttgatatataagGGAATACCATGGAATAGAgaaaattattacatttatttaaatattaccCCCAATGCCACAAAACAAGAAATACAAACAGCTTATAGGCAAGCTGCTAAAATATATCATCCAGTAAGTTTtgaaacatataaaatatggaaatattttttacactttatattattacatttatttgatctttttttataaatttatccCAATTATGAAatgctattttttattgaataTTTAGGACAAAAATTCAGACGAATCTGCGGATTCatcttttataaaattgaaaCATGCTTATGATGTTTTATCAGATGATGTAAGAAGAAGTAATTACAATCGATTTGgggattataaaaatggtacGGAAATGGGGCATACCCAGTTgtaatttttgttattttttactgttgtaatttttgttattttttattttttttattttttttttcgactCGCAGGAGAAGTAGACGACAACACCGCGACCCTGTTGATATGCCTTTCTCTAGTTCAACATgctatgttttttattattgggTATTTTTTGTCATATCGTAAACAATTAGAATTTTCCAGACAGGtacattttaatattattcaaatatatagaaCAAAAGCACTAACTTTGTTTTGTTTTAAGTAGCTGTGTTTGTTTGAATgggtatgtatgtatgtatgtatgtatgcatgtatatagatatatatgtaGATATATATTAGATATATGAACCCGTTTGTGTgtgtgtttattttttagattttcctagtatataatatagcaAGTTTCTGCTTCGAATTACAATTTCGATTTATTGAAGATGACACAACCTTTGATTGGCTTCCTGTTATAGGATATCTATTACCATATGaaaaaatcaaattattAAGAATGATATTTcctattgttttttttattagtatATGTATATCTGCTTATGCATATACAGATAGAAATGCGAGCTTAATTTATCTTATGCGTTCAATATTATCAACAAATAGAATAATTGTAGAAAGGTCAAATGATGTAGTTGAGTCAACtaactatttaaaaaaaaatggagatCAACTAGTTTCTAAATTACAACAAACAAGAAAATCTGACAATCCTATGTTTCAAactaataacaaaaatagtgaaaatgaTAGTTTAGATTCCTTCGATtctgataataataacgcaaaggatgaaaataaaaattcaaaagatgaaaataaaaatccagaggatgaaaataaaagactacttgaaaatgttaaagaATTCTCATTAACTCTTGATTCTCAACAAATGAATTTATTAGAAAAATGTTTtgaaataatgaaaaataaaaaaacagatAATAAGAAAGGAAAAAAGAAATCATGGTTTGAATTTTTCTCTTTACAAATGGTATTTGgagttatatttatttatatgtggTTTACTTCAAAGTAAAATTCAAAAACAGAAAGGAAGAGAAAAGAAAGagagaaaaaagaaagaacGAACGAACGAACGAACGagagaaaaaagaaaaattaattgATAATGGCATAtacattttcatatttttttttttttgaaaaattcaACCGAAATTATTTCAAAACCGACATTACACAAATCGGTATACCGAATTTTATGGGTGTCTGTTTTAAAACACTCAcatgcatattatttatacatatttgtaatcaaaatatgtaatgtttatttttttttcattgttAATGTTTGCTTAGTAATAACTAATTTAactattttttcaattttatcttttatatttttactttggTTCCACACAATTTATCGCTCTAAAATGGGCaaggaaatatataaacaacaTTGCTTATGAAAAGGAGATCAGCTTTTTATCGGCAATGATGAAATATTCGTAGGCAAACCCCAAACTGTATTATCTTTTATGAACAATTTGAAAATctttatgaatataaaaatgtgttGAAAGTTAATtctgtataaatatatttttctttaaaaaaatgacaaaaaatggcaaaaaaaatggaaaaaaaatggcAAAATGACAAAGTgataaaatggaaaaatgaCAAAATGGCAAAGTGACAAGGtgacaaaaaaacaaaaaaacaaaaaaacaaaaaaacaaaaaaaatttgattgCATGCCTTCGTTCATTAAGAACTTACGATTTATTGTGTATACCAAttcaaatattattttaattttaattttaatttttatttttatttttattttatttatggaAAAGAAAACCCGTCAGTCGTgcttaatgaatataatgtattatatgtGTTTGTGCTAAAATCGTTGAaacatttttcatattttgaaCTTTCTGTTGATCCAGTTAATATGTTTGGGTTACAATACATATTTGGTGATATGGTAGAATTATATGGAATAATATATGAAGGTTGTTGAATGAAATTGTGATTTATatcttcatttattttattttgatataatattgttttttttttatttatatttttattttttttaagtattgATTTTGATAATCTTAAAgcacatacatacatatttttatcatcttttGTTATATCCATAGTATTAATAGATCCACACATTGCTACATTTTTAAAGTTCCCAAAAAACTTACCTAATCTTGAATAAATCATAAAACTATGTAATAACCTTTTCCCGcataataattcaaataaatcATCACAAAAATGATTacaatttttgtatataaaattatatgtattaggtctatatatttttccaagAACATTTAAAATTTCGGAAAATTCATAATATGTTAACTTCATAGATTCTAATTCATAACTTTTACTATACCGTCCTATTCCTGATCTTTTCGGTTTGCTTGTTATTATACCATCCATTGAAAATGTATATTCGTTTCCAAACACCTCAATTCCTTTCATAgaaatatagaaatatatacacacacacatatatatatatatatactaaaaattaattttaattttaaagcttttatatacacacaaatgattcatagttttatattatatttacctGTGTGACGAACATTTTTCAAGAAAAAAGGGACAtccaaaatatatgtatgtaaatAGATACTCATTTATTATTCTGATATATAAACTGAATATTCTCCACTATATTGTTATAGTcactaattttatataatattttttcaaccTTGACAATTTTTAAGGAAAAATATCTGTTTTATTACTAATCAAATGACACactaaaatattattgtttttgaATAATACTGCATTTCGTGATATATACTATACCGGCAAAATATGTAGCTAGACACATGAAACCGGCATGTTCGTATATCTTTAGCTGTTTAATTGGGTAATGTTTAATTGGTTAGTTGGTTAATTGGTTAGTTGGTTAATTCCTTAATTAATTTCttaattaattaatttcttaattaattaatttcttaattaattaatttcTTATCAACTTTTATCTCACCTATGTGTTGCTTTCCCCCTAATGGTTAACGTTaactaatattttttttattaggtgtgcatttttttccccgttaaaaatatttaagacgatggaaaaaagaaaattaaatataaacaaaaaagaaGCTATAATTGTATTTacatataacatatatattacaaacAAAGATAGAGATAACGcttctataaaatataatacattcGTAATAATGTTACATGCATAATATATGGTtatcgaaaaaaataaaaagaactAATCTATTTAGTTTTAATTTctctatttatataaaatatttacaattaaaaaaaattaactaaATTaactaaataaaaataatatattttatatcattatacatgtttttttaaattaaatcgAATATATAGCCTTGTGAAAACCGATCTTACTTCCAAAAAAATTTACACACACACATAATgtacaaaataatttttttctttttttttgtgaatcACTATAATATAACATTAATTTTGGAAATTTTTCCATTTACACAAAAACCTTTAACTAtacaatttaaaaacaaGATAAAAATTAGAATAAGGGGAATTAAAAGTTGCATTAAATAtgttgtaaaaataaaaacgattaattttaaatttctAGGGATAAAACtagttttttatttaaatattaactgTTTATGGAAGATTTCAtgaacttttttttttatccttaCGTTATGAAGCTGTTTcggatattatatatatacatgttttATAAGCGCGCATTAGCCAATtctttaaattaaaatttatcaaaaatatttataccaattataataatagcaactaatataacttataatgtccatatatatatacataccttatctatatttttaatttataattcttAGAATtaatacacaaaaaaatattataataataaaatgtgaacaaaaaatatgtgaAACTATATATTTCCTAGAAATTAAAATTTCCACTGCATTATTAGctatagaaaaattataatgaaggaaaaaaaaaaaaaaaaatataacaaataatTAGTTTGGTCTTCCCAATTTTATTggataatatatgtatggtctaacatttttcaattttttggttttcatataatatatatttataattgcTTATACCAATTTCCCCCTTTATTGTTAAACATTATTATagggtatatttttatatggcATATTTTGATATGGCAATTTCAGATCCTTCAATTATACTTAAAAGTGAGGATGCTCTAATAAttagtaaatatatattatgagcAAAAAGACCAACGTGACTTATTAAATTTGATAAACCTATAAAACAACATACAAACCGAActtttgatatatttctctttagaatgcataattttttaatatttccattataattttttttttgaaaaaagagATAATTTTGGTAATACACTTATATATAGTGAGTAATTAATATgcaattattatatgtatatgacaaacatttaatttgtaatataaatttgttaacTACAAATAATTCTTAtatcatataatattttccagaaatatataaattattgctTTATCAAGAGAAAAAAACACACAATTCCTTATAATTACAACTAAAGaatgaataaattttaaaattctTTAAAAGGTTTGTTGTCTTAAAATTCacatatagatatattaaaaaataaatttgctaattttttttgagcagacctatataaaaaaatatttatatatataaatttttatgcaCACAATTGTacttattatatacatgttgtattattatcaatAAATATTAGAGATATGTGCTAAGTGTATTATAGCTGGCTACTTAAatcttataataataaattttttaattctgtACGAGATAGCTTTTTTTAgctaaataatttatatggataaatataattattttgtcataatataaagttatttaacctgatttgttcataatttattattctctttatatattttttagtaaaaaattattaacaaattgGTTGTTGTAACATACAATAGGTTAATATGGCTAGTAGACAGATaaccaaataaaataacaaccttttatatatctataaataCAGCAAATAAtgcaatttaaataaattatttatgaacATAATAGTTTAAATGGTTAACAAAtcagtatttttttaatagacacttaagagaaaaaaaaagttaataaattagtaaaaaaaattatatttatattatatttaaaaaatatatttaaaaaataaaataaataatggaacgataaattatgttattaatcttaaaatttatattgatcttttaacttttttttccttcaaaaaattattcCGTTGTAACTCTTTGTTAAATATTGCTTTAATAATAATCACactttttttgctttttttgctttttttatttttttcgattttttcaacaaaagttaatttttttctcttttaaatttaattattatatatttattttttgtgtgtATACAAAATGTCTTGTGCTAATTTTAATTCCCCCTATCAAGCAGAAAAGCGAAGAACAGCTGAAAATGTAGACAATCAAAATTTGGAGTCTATAAAAAAACCTGTTGATTATTCAGATATGGGTAAATAACATTTGtataacaatatttatttcttttacatattaattatatatgtataattgtTTGTGCCTTTTTTGAgtaattatacatatatataatttcttttGATATACAGACCTTATTCTTTTTCCTGAGGgatcattaaaaaatataaataatacagTTGTAAATGAGAAACATTTAGTTGGTAAATCAgttgctttatttttttcaaatggAAGTGATCCAAAATGTAGAGcatttttaccatttttgcAACAGGTTATACCTCATTGTTCTATATTCAATATATTTGCGCATTAACATAAATACGCATTAACATAAatacacatttttaatattccCAATTAAAATTAAGCGAAAAAACATTTGCATGTATTTATTCACAATACGCATGCTCATGCATGTATGCATATTATGCTTACATactaatatataaacatatttttttttttatctatagtattataaaacaataaaCGAAGCAGGATCTAGTCAAAAAATagaaattatatttgtaaGTGTTGACACTGATAGAGCATCATTTGAAGACCACAAAAAGCATATGCCTTGGTTATATATTGATGTTGCTGACCCTTTAAcagatatattaaaaaaacacTTTAGAGTTATGAATGCATATGAAGTTCCTTTTTATGGATCAGGGCCAAGAAGCGATGTTCCATGCTTAGTCGTTATCGGAAGTGATGGAAGAGAGGCACAACTTTTACATGTTTGCAGTGGACGAGAAGAAGGAGAAAAGGGTGTACTAAGATGGGATTTcagaaataatatttattctttaaataaaaaaggttTATAATCAGACATAATTCCGTTCATAATTTTGTTCATgattttgttcataattccgttcataattttgttcatgattttgttcataattttgttcataatttttctatttcacaaaatataataaaaaaaaataatgataaaatatatattctttacgaattgataaaaaaaatgatatttatttctaCTTGTTTATATCATAATGattaagaaaatatattacacatggtatatatgtaatatttcaaatatggttacttattttgtatataactTTTTACATATTTGCCAATGTGGAGAacgtttttattttatactttactaatattaatttttaattctatTTTATCCTTatattattctatttttttttgggaGGGATGTCagtattatattaaaatctTTCTAATTAAAACTTATACAAAACCCATCGTTTGATATATAAGATGTTAATTAAtcaaagacaaaaaaaaagagcattagaaaatataaactaATGCTGAAAGAATACATAAATGATGCATATATTATGAATAactaatgtaaaaaataatatgataaaatagaATTTGATAGTTATGCTTTCTTTATATGGTCATTCAAAATAAGGGGTATAAAATAAAGTCTAAGGTTTTAATTActtatgtattttatttgttagcCAAATAATATTAAGATATGATGTTTGAAAgaaatatttgaataataaaatattaaaaagatATGATTAAAACAAAAACCCCATTTTATAGAtggttattaaaaaaaagaataggATGATTTGAAAACAAGTGAGAtatagtatacatataataaaaaaggaaacataaaaataaaaaataaaatgaataagagtaaaaaaataagaataatGATATGCATGAATATGTGTATACGTTTTTTCGCATAAGAGAATTTCCGAATACGTACATGTGCGATTGTATTGGGTATTTtgaagtaatttttttttttctacatttttttattgcaatatttaaaaaaaaatcaagtgTTAGTTTTTAATTTGATGGCTGCTTAGAATTTTCGATATAAAGTGTacacaaaaataaatgcaagaatatataataaatgataattcttaaaatttatttatggATATCTTAATAAgataaaaaaggaataaaaaataaataaattgatTACACACAtgcaataatatttttagatAATTATTGTAATCGAAGTTATCAATACCGAATATAGATATAATGATGTACTAAAATCTGACTCTTATGTTACAAACTAAAGAATGGGAAACtatacttttatatatttttttttcataattgttttttttttcacccCTGAACTTTTTAAATGTTCAATATGGGAGGGTGTAAGTGATGATTTTGCAAAAAAAGTAAATCATTTAACCCATGAGATGgaattacaaatatatagTCAGCATACACAATATTGTGTTGCATTATTTTGTAatcataatgaaataaaatgtaaagaTGTATATAAAGAATTTGTTAGCGCTGCAAATGCAATCGATAAAGGGGATGTGGTTTTTGTTTATATCGATACTGTAAAATTAGCAAAAACTGCTGATAAttttgaaattaaaaatgtgcctaaaatattaatttttcgaGATTATGATCCTGAAAAAGGATATacatttcataaaaaatatacaaaagaaaatataattgaatGGTTAAATACACTTCCTATGCCATCAGTAGAGGTTATGGATCTTGGAGATGTCAATAAATATGTAGAAATTAACAAGAAAAAGGGATTTGCATCTATTATTGCATATTGTACTAAAGGATCAAAAAATTGTGATaaatttgttcattttggtgaaacaaataaaataccaAATTTAGCAATCGGGCTAAcatatatagataataatgaagaaCCTC harbors:
- a CDS encoding DnaJ protein, putative, which produces MLNDIIIQVVIASIGVTIVNSDKIKFLHKFKYAVYALIFSFLIYKGIPWNRENYYIYLNITPNATKQEIQTAYRQAAKIYHPDKNSDESADSSFIKLKHAYDVLSDDVRRSNYNRFGDYKNGEVDDNTATLLICLSLVQHAMFFIIGYFLSYRKQLEFSRQIFLVYNIASFCFELQFRFIEDDTTFDWLPVIGYLLPYEKIKLLRMIFPIVFFISICISAYAYTDRNASLIYLMRSILSTNRIIVERSNDVVESTNYLKKNGDQLVSKLQQTRKSDNPMFQTNNKNSENDSLDSFDSDNNNAKDENKNSKDENKNPEDENKRLLENVKEFSLTLDSQQMNLLEKCFEIMKNKKTDNKKGKKKSWFEFFSLQMVFGVIFIYMWFTSK
- a CDS encoding PPPDE peptidase, putative yields the protein MSIYLHTYILDVPFFLKNVRHTGIEVFGNEYTFSMDGIITSKPKRSGIGRYSKSYELESMKLTYYEFSEILNVLGKIYRPNTYNFIYKNCNHFCDDLFELLCGKRLLHSFMIYSRLGKFFGNFKNVAMCGSINTMDITKDDKNMYVCALRLSKSILKKNKNINKKKTILYQNKINEDINHNFIQQPSYIIPYNSTISPNMYCNPNILTGSTESSKYEKCFNDFSTNTYNTLYSLSTTDGFSFP